The Pigmentiphaga aceris DNA segment GCGTATGCGGCATCCAAGGCGGCAGTCAGCCAGCTGACACGCTGCCTGGCGCTGGAACTGGCGGAATACGGCATTCGCTGCAACATCGTGTCGCCCGGTTCCACGGATACCGAGATGCAACGCGCCATGTGGCGTGAAGGTTCGTCACGCGAAACCGTCATCGAAGGATCGCTTGCCGGATACCGGCTGGGCATTCCGCTGCGCCAGATCGCCACGCCGGAAGAAGTGGCGGAATCGGTGCTGTTCCTGCTGTCGGACCGCGCCAGCCACATCACGCTGCATGATCTGCGGGTGGATGGCGGAGCGACCTTAGATCAGGGCTGATCTTCAAGCAGGTACAGGCGGTGTGTCGCTGAAGAGGATGCGCCGCCTGCGGCATGGGTAGACACGGATCATGATCGCGTCTGATCGATCCCTGCCCCGGGATCAACCCTGGCAACCCTAAAGCAGATGCGCATGCGTTCTACACTTTGCGTTCTCATCAGCAAAGGCCTGTCATGACCCCCATCGCTTCCGCTCCTGACTTCACGCTTTCGGGCCAGCGCGCCCTCGTCACCGGTTCCAGCCAGGGCATCGGCCTGGCGCTGGCCGTGGCCTTGGGGCGGGCGGGTGCACAGGTGGTCTTGAACGGCCGCAATATCACCAAGCTGGAAGCAGCCGTGGTCGCCTTGCAGGAAGCCGGCATCGACGCACATGCCAGCGTGTTCGACGTGCAGGACGAAGCCAGCATCAACACCGCCATTGCCGCGCTTGGCACGACGCTTGGTCCCATCGACATCCTGGTGAACAACGCCGGCATGCAACTGCGCCGCTCGCTGGAACAGATCGAAAGCCACGAATGGCGACAGGTGATCGACCTGAACCTGACCTCGGCCTTCCTGGTCAGCAAGGCCGTCGTGCCCGGCATGATCGAACGCCAGCGCGGCAAGATCATCAACACCTGCTCGCTGATGAGCGACCTGGGCCGCGCCACCACCGGCCCCTACACCGCCAGCAAAGGCGGTTTGAAGATGCTGACCAAGGCCATGTGCGTGGACTGGGCGCGCCACAATATTCAGATCAACGGCATCGGCCCTGGCTACTTCCGAACCGAGATGACCCAGGCGCTGGTTGACGATGCAGAGTTCAGTGGCTGGCTGGCGAAACGCACGCCGGCGGGGCGTTGGGGCGAGGTGGAGGAACTGGGCGGTCTGGCAGTGTTCCTGGCGTCACCTGCCGCGAATTTCATCAACGGACAGGTGATCTTTGTGGATGGGGGCTTGTCGGCGGCGTTGTGAGACGCGAGGGGTGATAGTGCGGCTCGCTCAAGGGGAACGATGCAAGCGTATCGCGAGTCCATCAGACCGGACGGTTGTGTTGATCAAGTGCCAACGATTTGCGTACCTGATCCAAAAGGTCTCTGGCATTGGCCAGGCAGTCGACCACCACAGAGTCCGGCACCAGATCTCCAGAGTAGTCCGACAAGTTGCGCTGCTTGCGCAGCGCATCGAGCACGATTACTTGCGTAGCTGATGTGCCTAAAGTCAGCGGCAGGGTCTGAATGACCGTCTGGTGATGACCGGGCTTGCTGGTCAGCGTGCGATACCCCTTCACATAGAGCGCCAGCATCGCGAGTTGCATAATGGCTTTGTATGCCGCGTCAAACCGATTTTCGGCGCTCAACTCATCAAGCTGCGCATCCAGGATGTTGCGCTCGGCCGCGGCAAGCAGCCGGGCGGCGTGAGCACCGTCGGGGCTGACTGCATCAAGGCTGATTCCCAACAAGTTCTGCAAGCTCACGGTCACTTCCCGTCAGGAACAACTTCGGTTTGGACAGCACGTCGTGCAGGAAAGCTTGGGTGCGCAGGGACGATACAAATGCGAGCTCAGAAAATACCTTGGGGTTGATTTCGCGCCCAAGGCTGGCCTGCGCGGGATGCAGCAGTTCAACTGCCTGCGCAAAGCCGATGTCCCCGATCAGCATTACGTCGACATCGCTGCCCGCCGTTTCTCGACCCTGGGCAACCGAGCCGAAAACGAAGGCTACACGCAGTTGCGGCATGACGGTTGTCAGTGCCTGGACCAAAACATCCACCACGCCGGAGGTCTTGCGAAGAATGCTGGCGACCTCGGCAAACACGGGGCAGTTGGTATCAGCCCAGTACAGCACCTGGTTTCCTCGCCGCTCGCGCGCGAGCAACCCGACTTCTGCCAGCCGTGTCAGCTCTCGGGTGATCGTGCCTGCGGGCAGACCAGTGCGACGCGCGATCTCGCGGCCATGCAGCGCTTCTTCGGGGCGAAGCAACAGCAGACCAAGAACGCGGCGACGATATTCGGGGAAAAGGGTAGCGGCAAGTGATTGATGCATAATTAGCGACGATTGTCGCCTTATTTGCATCGATATACCAAGCGATTTGCTTGGCGCTTGTCGGAAGCCAGCAAACTTGTGGGCCATCAGGAAGGAACTGGGCATTTACCTGCGCGCTGTTTGTCCACCCTCCCATTGACTAGGTGATCACCATCCACGATGGTGCTCGCTGGACATTCCGGGATGGGGACTACGCATGCTCACCGCAACTCGCCAGCAGGACGGGGTCAAGGTGGTGGCCGCTTATGTGGATAAATCCCATGGGCCTTTCCTGTGCACAAGTTGTCAACGCCCGCTGATCCTCAACAAGGGGCGGATACGGGTGCACCACTTTCGCCATCCGCCACAAGTGGCCCGCGCGCATGGGCAAGGTGAGAGTCTGGAACACCTGCACTGCAAGATGGAGATATTCGACGCGCTTGCGCAGCATGCATCTGTCACCGATGTTGAGCTGGAAAAGCATCTTGGCCCGGTGGTGGCCGATGTGTTTGCCTACATTCACGGGCAGCCCGTGGCGGTGGAAGTGCAGCGCAGTGTGCTGAGCGTGGCCGAGATTCGGGAACGCACACAGGCCTATACCGGGCTTGGCATCAACGTGTTGTGGATTGCCGTTTTCCCGGATGCCCCGACTGACACTGAACACAGCCCGAAGGCCTGCGAACGATGGCTGCACGCGGCATATCTGGGCCGCGTGTATTACTGGGTGAACGGCTTGTCGCTGCGGCCGGTGCACTTCGACGATATGCAGTTGCCGGTGGATGGACGAAGCTGGATCGAGCCGGGTGGTGCCAGGCGTTTCAGCTCGCCCTACACCCGCACGTCACAACGCTATCGAACACCTTGCGCCGGGCCGTTGGTGGACTTGGTCAACGACTTTCGGCCACGGTTGCTGGGGCCTTTTGCGGGCGGCACCATCGATGTGCCGCAGCGCCGTCTGTTCCTGGATCGCCGACCGCGCTGGTGGCAGGCGATCCGGCCAGATTGAGCTTGTTCAACCGAGTAGATCTGCGCCCGCGACAAGCTGCATGAATCTCGCCCCGGTTGGATAGAAATCACCCGTCAGTCCAAACCGGACATTCAACGCAGCACCGTCATTCCGACCATTCATCAAACGGGCTGCGTGCCTCGGCGGCTTTTGCGCTGCCGATCAAGGTCACCGTGATCTTGCGGTCATGGGGCACGGTGCGGTGTTCCCACAGGAATACGCCCTGCCACGTGCCGAGCGCCAATCGACCATCGGTGACGGGCACGCTCAGGCTGGTGGCGGTAAGCGTTGCGCGCACGTGGGCAGACATGTCGTCCGGGCCTTCTGCACGGTGCACAAACAACGCGTCACCGTCTTCCACCAGCCGCGCGAAATAACGTTCCAGGTCGTCGCGCACATCCGGATCGGCGTTCTCGGTGATGACCAGCGAGCAACTGGTGTGATGCACGAATATCTGCGCCACGCCGGTCTGAATGCCGCTTTGGCTGACCAGGCTGCGCAGCCGGTCACTGATCTCGACCGTGCCACGGCCGGAGGTCGATACCGCGAAGACATGTTGGACGAATTGGGTAGCGGATTGCAGCTTCGGCATGGGGCGCTCGGTGGGTGGCTGAGGCATCAGTCTAAAGGACTGGCTCATATGCGCTGACCAATATGAACTGGTTCACGTGGACCAGGCCCATGGGCTGCAGCACATGGACCGGGGCACCCGCACGAAGCACATGCATCAGCCATGCGCGGGTCCACATGCCAACAGGCCCGCCAGCGCTTGCATGGCGGGCCTGCGTTTCACATTTCAGTCGTGCTACTGGTCGTTCATCGACGCCTTGGCAGCCTGCTCGGGCGTCAGGCCTTCGTAGAACTGGTCGGTGAACCATTCGGCTTCTTCTTCAATGTAGCCCTGGGCTTCATCGAGCGAGGCACCAGCAGCCACCAGAAAGCCTTCCACTTCCGTACACCACTGGATCAACGCGGCGGTTTCCGGGTCCAGCTCTTCATTCTTTGCCATCGTTGGCTCCTTGGGACGTGCACGGCGAGCTGCCGTGCGTTCAATCAAGGTGAAACGATAGCGCGGATTTCGTCGCGCCAAGCGTTACCAGCACGCGTCTTGATCGCCTGGCGCAACACCCGCAATGCGGATCACGCACTGCTGACCACACACTTGCTGACCAAGCACTGCTGATCACGCGATACCAATCAATACGGGCTGGCCGTCGGACGCACCACCAGTTCGCTGACGTCCACATCGTCGGGTTGCTCGACGGCGTAGACAATGGCGCGGGCAATCGCGTCGGGCTGGATGGCGATGCGACGAAATTCCTTCATGCCTTGGCGCGCGGCTTCGTCAGAGATGGTGTCGGCCAATTCCGACTCGACCACACCGGGGCAGACCACCGTCACGCGGATCTTGTCGGTTTCCTGGCGCAAGCCGTCAGAAATTGCACGCACTGCATATTTGGTCGCGCAATACACCGCCGCCGTGGGCGATACCGACAGACCGCCGATCGACGAGATGTTGATCACCTGTCCGAAGCCCTGCGCTTCCATTCCCGGCAAGACTGCCGCAATGCCGTGCAGCACGCCCCGGATGTTGACGTCGATCATGCGGTCCCATTCGTCGATCTTGCGGGCGTTCAGCGCCGACAACGGCATGACCCCGGCGTTGTTGACGATGACATCCACCCGACCGAACTCGGCCGTGGCGAAGTCCGCGAAGGCCTGCATGTCGTCGCGCTGGGTGACGTCCAGCGCCCGAACACGCACCGAACCGCCCGCCGCCTGAATGCTGGCTGCCAGCGCTTCCAGCCGATCCACGCGGCGTGCACCCAGCACCACATGGGCACCGCGTTCGGCCAACAACTTCGCCACGGCTTCACCAATGCCGCTGCTGGCACCGGTCACGAGAACGACTTTTCCTTGGATATTCGACATGGTCTTGCTCCTGAGATGCGGGTTGTTTGTCCTGCCGACATCCGTGTAGTGGTGTGTCGGCAAGCAGTGCATGCATCTTAGAAAGCGCGGCCGCGCGCTTGAATATCCAGTCCTCCTGGGATCTTGCCTAATCCTCCACGGGGCTATTTTGGCGCGCGCCTACACCGTCAGAGCGAACGCGCTGCGTGCCAGGCACTCGCCGTTCACGAAGATTTCCACCTCGTGCCTGCCCGCGTAATGCACACGGGTCGTGAAGCTGCGAATACGTTGGGCACGGGTCAGTGTCACCGTCCCTCCAGCTCCCAACGTGATGGCCTTCAGTTTGAACACCTTGGCCGAACTGGTGCCCGACTTTTTCACGTAATGAATGGCGTAGTCGATCACCAGGCGCTGCGGTTTGCTGGAGGTAGAAACTATCTGCAAAGCCAAGTCGATAGTCTCGCCCAGGTGAATGGCAGCTGGGGTGACCGTGAAACTTCGTACCTCCACATCGGCCTTGGCACCGGCTCCGATCAAGGCCAGTGCCCGTTTGTCACCCTCCTTGATCAGACTGCGCAAGCCATGCCGGACGATCCAGGTGGTGTGCGGGTTGTCCTGCGGCCAGCCACCCAGGCGATCCAGCACCCAATCCGGGTTGTTCTTGGTGATGTCGTTCAGGTGATTGGCCACCGATTTGCGCACATACAGGCTGGGATCTGCCTTGAGATTCTCCAGGATCTCGGCCACGGGCGACGGATCACGCATCAGCGGTTCAAGCCGGAACGACCATGGCAGGCGTGGCCGGCAACCCTCGCTGGCCAAACGTCGCACGTGCTCATTCTCGTGCACGGACCACTGCTTCATGACCGCCAAGGTGCCGTCCAGGTCACGACGCAGGAAATGGCGGATGGCGAATTCCGAACTGCCAAAGCGCGTGAAGAATTCCAAGGCATCCAGCGATGCCTCGACATCATCGGCACCGTAAAGCGCCACAAATTCCGGCAAGGCGATGCTGACAAATCCACTGTTCAGACGTGGTGCCAGCGCCCGAAGAATCGTCAACGCCGCACGGTAATCCCTGGGCAAGGTGGCGTGCAGGGCTTCGCTGACGCGCCGCAGGCGCTGCATCAGGGACAGGTCATCCAGGCCCGACAGGCACAGCTGGACGAAGCGGTCACGATCAAAATCGGGGTAGACCGCAAGCGTTTCATCCGCAATGTGACGAATACGATCCGGGTCAAAAATATGCTTCAGTTCTGGGGCTTGTGTAACAATTTCACTGGTTGCCATGCGTGGTCGCAATCGATTGAACAGTCAGCATTTTCACGCAGATATCGGCCTTAAGTTCTGCCGGTTCGTGTCGTTAAATTTGTTATACGTGTAACCTCTCATTACCGTAAATCGTTACCGCAGTCCGCCCGCCCGACCCCGGTGCTGGCGATACGTTTCTACGGGAATGCTGATCGTGACCCATACACACGCAAGCGACGTTTTCGATACGGTGGACGCTCCCGAGGCTCCCCTTGAACCTCTGCTGCGGCATTGTTCTACCGCCGACCTGCTGCGCGAAGAACCTTATCGCCAATACAAGCTGGGCAAGGAACGTCGCGCAAAGAAGCTGAACCTGCTGGCCCTGGGAAGCGTTGCGATCGCCATTTTCTGCACCGGCATCTGGAACTGGTCGACTGAAGGCATGACCGACTTGTCGGTAATCCTGACGGCCTTCGGTTTCATGCTTGGTCTGGCCGCACTCAAGCGCCACGAGATGCCCAGCGAAGGCGAAGAAATGCAGATGTACGTCTTGCGTGAAATCGAGTGGCTGCTGCGCGAGCGTGGTGTTCGCTGAAGTTCAGCTTCAACGGTTCGGCTTCAGAGGTTCGGCTTCAAAGCTCTGGCTTCTGACGTTCGACCGCAGAAGTCTGGCGTCAGAATGTCGGTTGCTGAACCTGACACATTGCGCCCGATGACGCGTTTTGCTTAAAACGCCCAGCGCTTAAAGCGGCGGCAATTGCGGCAGCCCGTGATGCTGCCGTGCCCGATGGCAGGCCTCGCTGTAGGCATCGAATTCCCGGCACGTCGTTGAACGCTGGGCGTAGATATCACAACTCACCCCCTTCCCGACCTCGCCAGCCAGCGCCACGCAGCGCACTGGCGTGTTTTCCGTGCCGCGCATGGCCACCAGATATGGGCTGATCGGAATGGTGACGTGCTCGGGCACCACCCCGTGAAGATGATCGTCCGTCTCGCCAAAATAGAACGAGACGCGGTAGGTGGCGCAGCAGGCGCCGCAGTCCAGACAGGGCTGGGTCACGATGAGATCGCGGGCAAAAACGGGATGGCCGCACCCAGGAAATGGTGCGGGACAGGCAGAGCGCGGGCGCTAGTATGCCGTGCCGTTTGACGGCAATCGAGCACGATGTGAAGCGGTGTGGGAACGGGCCAACAAGCCGTCTGTCGGCCCGCTTCAACAGGCAATCTGCGGGTGTTTCAGTGGGTGCCTGCGCCACGCTTGCAGCCTGTCGATTCAGCTTATGGATGCAGCCCCTACTACTGCAACCCGCTACTGAAACCCATTACTGAAACCCACTATCGCAGCCCCCTTATTGCATGCCCGACCGACGCGGATGCTCGAAGAAGAATCGCAGCATTTCCTGGGTAGCGCTCGGCCCGCTGGCGTCGGCATAAGACCCGTTGCTGCTGCCACCCGACCAGGCATGACCCGCACCATGCACGACCCAGTGTTCTGCCACCACCCGGTCGCTGCGGTCCCGATGCACGTGGCGAGTGGCACCACGTCCACCCGAGGGGGCCACGCTGAGCACATCCTGCCTGGCCGCTATGCCGACGCTGGCCGCAATCACTTGCTGGCCGTTGCCCGCATGCACCGTGGCGTCGGCATCGCCATGGAACACGATGGTCGGCATGCCGCTGACCGCACCGCTGACGACCCGCCCCTGGCCCTTCATGGCAGCCAGTGCCGACGACAGGTCTGACGCGACGCCAGCGGCCAAGCCCGAGTGCACGCCCACCGCGCTGTACAGCTCGGGATAGGCATCGCCCAGAATCGCCGCCATGGCACCGCCTGCCGACAGGCCCGCAACATAAACACGGGCGGCATCGATGGCGTAGGTGGCCATCACCTCGCGGGTCATGCCTTCCAACATGGCAGGCTCACCGCGCCCCTTGACCTGGTGGTTGTGCTTGAACCAGTTCCAGCAACGCTGCGGGTTCGCCTGCGTCGACTGTTCCGGGTACAGCACGAAGAAGCCCTGTTCTTGCGCGGCCTGGTTCATCTCGGTACCGGCAGCAAAATCGTCGGGATTCTGCGTGCAGCCATGCAGCATCACCACCAAAGGCATGGGCTGCGTGCCCGCACCGGGCGGCACATACAACTTGTAGTTGCGCTGGCCTGCGCTATTTTGGAAGCTGCCAGCGATGAAACGCCCCGCATCGGCCGACGGCCGTGCCGTGTGGCGTTGATCGTGACGGGACGATGCGTCCGGGCGCGCCGTTGCCTGCCCGGATGTCACATCGCGGTCCGGCACTTCGCGTGCCTCGACTTCGATCACATCACCATCATCGTGTGACGCCTGGTGTGCAGATGCCTGGCCGCCGAACAGCGCGTTCTGAATCGCAGCCGTGGCCGCGCGCAGGTCACCAGTCTGGGTCAACCGGGTGGCTTCGTTCATCAGTCGTTGAAACTCTGGGCTCATGACGATGCTCCGTTAAAAATTGGGCGACGCTCGCCAAGTGGGGCGTCAAGCCGGGGGTCTGGGGTCTTCAGTACGGGGTACGCGGCAATCACCAGCGGGAATTCCACGTACGCCACAGACGTACGGGTCCGCCGCCGGATCAGGTGCAGATCCGTACGTGGTCAGGGCCAAAACCAGGCCAAAAAAACGACTTGGAAAATACAGGGCGAAGATCGGCGTCGCAGATCGACGTCAACATTCGATGAACAATCAACGTATCCGGTCGGCAAGTGCCGCCTTGACCGATGGACTGGCATGCCAGGCACCCAGCACGGTCAGCGACTCGATCGTCGCCAAGGCCAGCTCAGGCGTGACATCCGGGGCAATCGACACCAGGCCCAGCACCTTGATCTGCAAACGTTCGCCCGCCGCTTCGACAGCGTGAAGATCGTTCACCGAGTAATGCTGAATGCCCAGTACCAGCGTCTTGCGCAACACCACCTGCCGCACTACCTCGGCATGGGACGCAAGCTGGTTGCGGATGGCCGTGCGGATCAGATCGGTGCGGTTGGCATAGAAACCTTCCTGCACCAGCAAGTCGATCTGCCCAAGGTCTACGCAACCCAGGTTGATCGTGATCTTTTCGTCGGCCGGTTTGGCAGCGGGGTTGAGGGTGCTGGGCTTAGGAGGCATGGAACCATCCTATTACCATCCAAGTGGATGGAGCAAGGGTTCAGCGAAATTGTTGCAATGCAGCAGACGAACGGTAGATGTTTTGTCTGCCTGCGAGAACAGGCAGACGACAAGCCGGAAAACAAGCGCAGATTGCGTGCCAGACAAATCCGGCTTGCCAGCGCAAGACGCGCTGAATAAGCTGCCAAAGGCTGCCAGAAGCCCACCCCGCACGCTGCCCCCAGGAGAACGTATGTCTACCAACATCTTCGTCAACCTGCCCGTCAAAGACCTGCCCCGTTCCGTCGCCTTCTTCACCGCGCTTGGCTACACCTTCAACCCGCAATTCACCGACGCCAACGCCACCTGCATGATCATCGACGAGCACATCTACGTGATGCTGCTGGTCGAACCCTTCTTCAAGACCTTCACGCCCAAGCCGATCAGCGACGCGCACCAAAGCACCGAGGTGCTGGTCTGCCTGTCATGCGACAGCCGCGACGCGGTCGACGCACTGGTGGCAAAGGCGGTGGCAGCGGGCGGCAAGACGCCGAATCCGCCCAAGGACTACGGCTTCATGTATGGCCACGGCTACGAAGACCTGGACGGCCACCTGTGGGAACTGATGTACATGGACGTAAGCGCCATGCCGAAACCGGAAGAGATGCCGTAACGCATACTGGCCTGCTGCGACGCGTCCGCGACAGGCTGGTAACGCCATGCCAGCCTAGCGCCACGCCATTTCGCGCAACAGCTCGCCCAGCGCGGCTTTCACCAGCTTCACGGCGGGATCACGCAAGCTGTCCACGCGCCATCCCAACTCGATCGAATAACGCGGCACATCCAACGGGCACGGCAACAGCCGCAGCGAGGTGTGCGCGGCCAGCACACGCGCCGCGTGCAGCGGAATCGTGGCCACTGCGCTGCTGCCGGGCAGCAGGAAAGGCACGGCGCTGAAATGGGTGGACGACGCCAGCACCCGCCGCTGCAGGCCCTTCGCGGCCAGCATCTCATCGACCATGCCGACAAAACCGCCCGACGAGATCAGTACATGACCCCGTTGCAGGTAATCGTCCACTGAGAGCGCAGTCTGGCCGTCGCCCAGGCTTTCCGCCTCGACCAGACACGCGTAAGTCCCCTCACCGAAGGTTTCGCGGCGGAGCGCACGCGACGACAAGCCTCCTGATGTCAGCCCCAGGTCGAAAGCCCGCGCCATCAACATGTCGGCCACCACGCTGCTGTAGGTCTGGCGAAACACCAGACGCAGACCCGGTGCCAGTCGGGCGACGGCATCGATCAGGCGCGCGCCGACGGCAAGCTCGAAGTCGTCCGACAGGCCGATGGCAACCGACCGCCCCGCGTAGCTGGCCGCCTGCGTCGATGCCATCGCCAGACTTTGGCGGCATTTATCCAGCGCCTCGCCAATCAAGGGCATCAGCTCATTGGCCCGCAGCGTGGGCGACAGGCCCCGCCCAGTGCGGACGAACAAGGGATCGCCATACATCATGCGCAGCCGTCCCAAAGCGGCACTGACGGCCGACTGCGTCAGCCCGCAGCGAACTGCCGCGCGACTTGCCCCACCTTCCTGATACAGCGCTTCGAAGATTTTCAGCAGGTTGAGATCTGCTTCTTCGATATTGACAGTATTCATATCACTTACTCATGGCACACGATTGATTGATTCTAGTCGGCTCACCAGAATGCCTGGGTCCTCAACCCTGCCGAGTCATCCACATGCCCAAGTCCATCGTCGCCGCCCTGCAGATCGGTTCTTCCCCCAGCGGAAAAGCCGACACACTGCAGCACATCCTGTCGTTCGAATCGCAGATCATCGCGGCCGGCGCGTCGGTAGTGGTCATGCCCGAAGCCGTGTTGGGCGGCTACCCGAAAGGCGAAATCTTCGGCACTCGCCTGGGCTACCGCCTGCCCGAAGGCCGGGAAGCCTTCGCCGACTATTTCAATAACGCCATTGATGTGCCCGGCCCGGAAACCGAGGCCTTGGCAGGTCTGTCGGCCCGCACCGGGGCCAGCCTGGTGGTGGGCGTGATCGAACGCAGCGGCAACACGCTGTATTGCACGGCCCTGATGTTCGACCCCACCCACGGCCTGGTCGCCAAGCACCGCAAGCTGATGCCCACCGGCACCGAGCGACTGATCTGGGGCCAGGGCGACGGATCGACACTGCCCACCGTCGACACCGCCGCCGGCCGCATCGGCGCGGTCATCTGCTGGGAAAACCACATGCCCTTGCTGCGCACCGCCATGTACGCCAAAGGCGTTGAAATCTGGTGCGCGCCGACCGTGGACGAACGCGAGATCTGGCAATGCTCGATGCGCCACATCGCCCACGAAGGACGCTGCTTCGTGATCAGCGCATGCCAGGTACAGCCCTCGCCCGCCGAGCTTGGCATCGACGTCCCCGGCTGGGATGCACAACGCCCGCTGATCCGGGGCGGCTCGGTCATCGTCGGCCCGATGGGCGACATCCTGGCCGGTCCGCTGGTGCAGGAAACCGGGTTGATCACCGCCACCATCGACACCGACGACCTGGTGCGCGCCCGCTACGACTTCGACGTGGTCGGCCATTACGCGCGCCCGGATATCTTCCGTCTGAGCGTCGACGAACGGGCCAAGCGTTCGGTAGACTTCCTGGCTTGATCCCGTCCTTTTGTCCCGTCGAGCGTCATGACCTCCAACCCCCAAAAACCCTGGCTCATCGTGCAGATGGGCAACCCGCCCGACGATCTGCGCGCGCACATCGGTGAACAGTCCGACTGGTTCCGCGCGGCACTCGGCGAACACGGCGCAAACGCGCTGGTCGTGCGCCCCTTCGCGGGCGAAGCGCTGCCCGCGCCGGACAGCGTCAGCGGTGCCGTCATCACAGGCTCGTGGTCGATGGTGACGGACAAGGAAGACTGGAGCGAGCGCACCGCCGACTGGGTGCGCCTGGCGATCGATGCGGGCACACCGCTGTTCGGCGTCTGCTACGGACACCAGCTGATGTCACACGCGCTGGGCGGCGAAGTGGCGTACCACCCCAAAGGCCGCGAGATCGGCGTCAAGCCCATTACGCTGACCCCGGATGCTGCCAACGACGTGATCCTGGGCGATTTCCCTGCTGCCTTCGCCGTGAACCTGACACACGAACAAAGCGTGGTGCGCCTGCCGCCCGGCACCACGGTGCTGGCCGGGACAGAACATGACCCGTTCCAGATTCTGCGCTACGGGCCGCGTGCGATGTCGGTGCAGTTCCACCCCGAGTTCACGCCGAACATCATGACCCACTGCGTGACGCGGCGTACCGAAGTGTTGAGCGGAGAAGGTTTTGATGTCCCGTCGCTGCTGGCCGGCGTACAGGCAACGCCTCATGCGTTGAGGTTGCTGCGGCAGTTCATGGCAGAGACGGCAGCGAGGTGAAGGTGTGTTGAGCTGATCGGTCCGTTACGGATCTGATCGGCTCAATCGATTGGCACACGCGCGCATGAAAGTCCTATAATAAGACTTAAAAATCCTTTTTTAAGACTTATGAGCGCTGTCGATTTCATGTTTGCACCACCGGTGCAACGCATCCTTGGTGCGACCTTGCTGAATCCCGAGCGCTCATACCGTGTGAAGGATCTCATTGCACTGTCCGGTGGAGGGGTCGGCAACACGCGACGTCATCTGGCAAAGCTCATCTCGGCCGGTATCCTGGAAGAAGACCCGAGACGCGGACATGAACGCAGCATTCGTATTAATGCTGCGCACTTTCTGTACAAAGACCTGCAGAGCATCGCGCGCAAGACGTTCGGGCTGGTGGAACCAGTCCGCGACGCGTTGACACCGTTCGCCAAACAGATTCAACAGGCATTCATCTTCGGCTCTGTGGTCAGCGGGCAAGATACTGCCGACAGCGATATCGACCTGATTGTGGTGGGCCACCCCGATTTGATTCTCGCCGTGGGCGAATCGCTGCTTCAAGCCGAAACGGTGCTTGGCCGCAGGATTCATTTGTCCTTGTACGACGAGCAGGAATGGGCGCACCTGCGGCAAACTGATCCGGTCGTGTCACAAATCCTTGAGGGCGCGACCTTGACGGTGCTCTCTGATGGCAAGACCGACTGAATACGAAAATCTGATTCGCACGGGTGCTTTTGCAGCCGTGCAACCTACAGCCGGTGCAGTGGCAGGCTTTCTGGCACATGCAGAAGACTATCTCGCGGTGGCCAACACCATCGACTCCAGCCGCTCAATGCAAGTCTTTACCTTGGCTTATGAAGGC contains these protein-coding regions:
- a CDS encoding extracellular catalytic domain type 1 short-chain-length polyhydroxyalkanoate depolymerase, producing the protein MSPEFQRLMNEATRLTQTGDLRAATAAIQNALFGGQASAHQASHDDGDVIEVEAREVPDRDVTSGQATARPDASSRHDQRHTARPSADAGRFIAGSFQNSAGQRNYKLYVPPGAGTQPMPLVVMLHGCTQNPDDFAAGTEMNQAAQEQGFFVLYPEQSTQANPQRCWNWFKHNHQVKGRGEPAMLEGMTREVMATYAIDAARVYVAGLSAGGAMAAILGDAYPELYSAVGVHSGLAAGVASDLSSALAAMKGQGRVVSGAVSGMPTIVFHGDADATVHAGNGQQVIAASVGIAARQDVLSVAPSGGRGATRHVHRDRSDRVVAEHWVVHGAGHAWSGGSSNGSYADASGPSATQEMLRFFFEHPRRSGMQ
- a CDS encoding CopG family transcriptional regulator, encoding MPPKPSTLNPAAKPADEKITINLGCVDLGQIDLLVQEGFYANRTDLIRTAIRNQLASHAEVVRQVVLRKTLVLGIQHYSVNDLHAVEAAGERLQIKVLGLVSIAPDVTPELALATIESLTVLGAWHASPSVKAALADRIR
- a CDS encoding VOC family protein; the protein is MSTNIFVNLPVKDLPRSVAFFTALGYTFNPQFTDANATCMIIDEHIYVMLLVEPFFKTFTPKPISDAHQSTEVLVCLSCDSRDAVDALVAKAVAAGGKTPNPPKDYGFMYGHGYEDLDGHLWELMYMDVSAMPKPEEMP
- a CDS encoding LysR substrate-binding domain-containing protein; the protein is MNTVNIEEADLNLLKIFEALYQEGGASRAAVRCGLTQSAVSAALGRLRMMYGDPLFVRTGRGLSPTLRANELMPLIGEALDKCRQSLAMASTQAASYAGRSVAIGLSDDFELAVGARLIDAVARLAPGLRLVFRQTYSSVVADMLMARAFDLGLTSGGLSSRALRRETFGEGTYACLVEAESLGDGQTALSVDDYLQRGHVLISSGGFVGMVDEMLAAKGLQRRVLASSTHFSAVPFLLPGSSAVATIPLHAARVLAAHTSLRLLPCPLDVPRYSIELGWRVDSLRDPAVKLVKAALGELLREMAWR
- a CDS encoding carbon-nitrogen hydrolase family protein; translation: MPKSIVAALQIGSSPSGKADTLQHILSFESQIIAAGASVVVMPEAVLGGYPKGEIFGTRLGYRLPEGREAFADYFNNAIDVPGPETEALAGLSARTGASLVVGVIERSGNTLYCTALMFDPTHGLVAKHRKLMPTGTERLIWGQGDGSTLPTVDTAAGRIGAVICWENHMPLLRTAMYAKGVEIWCAPTVDEREIWQCSMRHIAHEGRCFVISACQVQPSPAELGIDVPGWDAQRPLIRGGSVIVGPMGDILAGPLVQETGLITATIDTDDLVRARYDFDVVGHYARPDIFRLSVDERAKRSVDFLA
- a CDS encoding glutamine amidotransferase, giving the protein MTSNPQKPWLIVQMGNPPDDLRAHIGEQSDWFRAALGEHGANALVVRPFAGEALPAPDSVSGAVITGSWSMVTDKEDWSERTADWVRLAIDAGTPLFGVCYGHQLMSHALGGEVAYHPKGREIGVKPITLTPDAANDVILGDFPAAFAVNLTHEQSVVRLPPGTTVLAGTEHDPFQILRYGPRAMSVQFHPEFTPNIMTHCVTRRTEVLSGEGFDVPSLLAGVQATPHALRLLRQFMAETAAR
- a CDS encoding nucleotidyltransferase domain-containing protein; amino-acid sequence: MSAVDFMFAPPVQRILGATLLNPERSYRVKDLIALSGGGVGNTRRHLAKLISAGILEEDPRRGHERSIRINAAHFLYKDLQSIARKTFGLVEPVRDALTPFAKQIQQAFIFGSVVSGQDTADSDIDLIVVGHPDLILAVGESLLQAETVLGRRIHLSLYDEQEWAHLRQTDPVVSQILEGATLTVLSDGKTD